The following proteins come from a genomic window of Trifolium pratense cultivar HEN17-A07 linkage group LG4, ARS_RC_1.1, whole genome shotgun sequence:
- the LOC123919508 gene encoding (-)-germacrene D synthase-like: MSTSLPVDSSQHAVPYIKRPNTNFRPSVWGDFFLQYDSDSESTEIINDVKQQEQMLKEVKNIFLSFKNDIGQQLNLIDSLNRLGISYHFESEIDQVLEQIHNNFTNNKEIINKEGDLHFLALAFRLLRQKGHHISPEIFQKFKSNKKNFDEKLSKDVRGIWSLYEAAQLRIHGEVILDEALDFTYTHLNSLIITNDQLISPFLGTQIRRCLKTPLHKGVPRFETRCYISSLSEEPSYNKVLLNFAKLDFNKMQKMYQKELGSITKWWKKSDFGTTVPYARDRVVEAYFWLLTMSYEPKNSIARKLGTKLTKCVALLDDTFDAFATVEELELFTQAIQRWDISLIQSLPECMKVVFNTILELWEEYKTTILESGQLTLVLDYVK; this comes from the exons ATGTCAACTTCCCTACCAGTTGATTCAAGCCAACATGCAGTCCCATACATCAAGCGACCAAATACAAATTTTCGTCCTAGCGTTTGGGgagatttttttcttcaatatgaTTCTGATTCTGAATCAACG GAAATCATCAATGACGTGAAGCAACAAGAACAAATGCTAAAAGaagtgaaaaatatttttctatctTTCAAGAATGATATCGGACAACAACTAAACTTGATTGACTCATTGAATCGTTTGGGAATATCTTATCATTTTGAAAGTGAAATTGATCAAGTATTAGAACAAATCCACAATAATTTTACTAACAATAAGGAAATAATCAATAAAGAAGGAGATCTTCACTTTCTTGCGTTAGCATTTCGTTTGCTTAGGCAAAAAGGACATCATATTTCACCGG AgatatttcaaaaattcaaaagcaacaaaaaaaacttcgatGAAAAGCTTTCCAAAGATGTACGAGGAATATGGAGCTTGTATGAAGCCGCACAATTAAGGATTCATGGTGAAGTTATATTAGATGAAGCACTTGATTTCACATACACTCATCTTAATTCCTTGATCATCACCAATGATCAATTGATTAGTCCTTTTCTTGGCACACAAATACGTCGCTGCTTAAAGACACCTCTTCACAAGGGAGTTCCTAGATTTGAAACAAGGTGTTACATTTCTTCATTAAGTGAAGAACCTTCTTATAATAAAGTTCTTTTGAATTTTGCCAAATTAGATTTCAATAAGATGCAGaaaatgtaccaaaaagaaCTCGGGAGTATTACCAA GTGGTGGAAAAAATCAGACTTTGGGACAACAGTCCCTTATGCAAGGGATCGAGTTGTTGAGGCTTACTTTTGGCTATTGACTATGTCCTATGAGCCTAAAAATAGCATAGCAAGAAAGTTAGGGACAAAATTGACAAAATGTGTTGCTCTTTTAGATGATACTTTTGATGCATTTGCCACGGTTGAAGAACTTGAACTTTTTACACAAGCTATCCAAAG ATGGGATATTAGTCTCATTCAATCCCTTCCAGAATGCATGAAAGTTGTATTTAACACAATTTTAGAATTGTGGGAAGAGTATAAGACAACAATTCTAGAGAGTGGACAATTAACTTTGGTTTTAGACTATGTTAAATAA
- the LOC123922039 gene encoding alpha-copaene synthase-like, whose amino-acid sequence MGSHKFEQQRVHVASSVECCMKQYDMSLNEAYKLISKDIEDYWMIMNEECLNLDSIPNPVLETIINVARVSEFTYENFQDKFTNGELLKECVDILILDPISIEKCE is encoded by the exons ATGGGCTCACATAAg TTTGAGCAGCAAAGAGTTCATGTTGCTTCTTCAGTTGAATGTTGCATGAAGCAGTATGACATGTCACTAAACGAGGCTTATAAACTCATTTCCAAAGACATTGAAGATTATTGGATGATTATGAATGAAGAGTGCCTTAACTTAGACTCTATCCCAAATCCAGTGCTTGAAACTATTATTAATGTGGCGAGAGTATCTGAATTTACATATGAAAACTTTCAGGATAAATTTACAAATGGGGAATTGCTGAAAGAATGCGTGGATATACTAATTCTAGATCCTATAAGCATTGAGAAATGTGAGTAG